The genomic window AGCGCGTCGAGTTCCGCGTGCCCGATCCCGCGTGCAACCCCTACTTCGCGTTTTCGGCCATTCTCATGGCGGGCATCGACGGTATCCAGAACAAGACCGATCCGGGCGAGCCCATGGACAAGGACCTGTACGACCTGCCGCCGGAGGAAAAGGCAAAGGTGCCGCAGGTGCCCGGCAGCCTCGCCCGCGCCCTGGAAGCCCTCGAAAAAGACCACGAATTCCTGCTGCGCGGCGACGTCTTCACCGAGGACGTGCTGCACACGTGGATCAAATACAAGCGGGAGAAGGAAGTGCTGCAAATAAACCTGCGGCCCCATCCCTACGAGTTCTACCTCTACTACGACATTTGATCAAGGCAGTGCGTGACGTCCGCGCGGGGGTCCGGCAGGCCCGGGCCCCCATTCTTATTCGTTGCCGAGCATGACGACGAAGGACTTGAAGATTTCCGCGTCAATCTCGCCGCCCATCTCGTCCTGCATCAGCCTGAGTCCCGGGAAGGAATGCATCGCTGCCTTGTATGAGCGACGCGTGGTGAGCGCGTCGAAGATGTCGCAGATGGACGCGATGCGCGCCCACAGAGAGATCTGCCCGCCGCGCAGACCGTCGGGATACCCCGTCCCGTTTATCTTCTCGTGGTGGTGGCGCGTCACATCGAGCACAAGGGGGCTCGTGACGCCCATCTCAAACAGGAGCGACTGGCCGAATTCGGGATGTCTGCGCATCTCCCGCCATTGCGCGGAAGTGAGCTTGCCGCGGCAGTTGACAACCGCCGGGTCGATCTGGCTCTTCCCGATGTCGTGCAGTAGCGCGCCTTCCCCGAACTCGCAGACTTTCGCTTCTCCGTGGCCCAGGTGCTGCGCGAGCGCGATGCTGAATAGAAACACGTTCACGCTGTGCGTGTACGTATAATAGTCGTAGGACGTCAACCGCATCAGACTGCGAATGGCGGCCCCTTCGTGGAAAAGGAACGCGGTGGTGTGGTTCACCAGCCGCTTCGCGCGCGGAAGCATAGGGCCGCTGCGCGGGGCCTGCATCAACTGCTGCATGACAAACGTGGAGGATTCGTACAACAGCGCGGCGCGGTCGTCCAGCGGAACGCCATCGTCCGCCAGGACCGCGCCCAGGTTCGCCTCAACGTACGCATGGTAGGCCTCGCTCTGTTTCTTGGAGACCAGCAATGTGGCGACACGCGCTTCATTCAGACGCGCGCGCGCTTCTTCCGTAAAAGACAGGCTGGCCGCCCGGTATAGCACGGCGGGCTTGCCGGGCATTTCGAGATACAGGTCGAAATCCGTTACGACATCGATGCGCAACGTGCTCACGGGGACGGCGAAATACGGGCCGGTGTCCGCGAGAGGAGATGGGACGGGAGAAGAACCGGGCAATTGCCGTTCCGCCGCTCCCGGTTTGTTCTGTACAGGCCTCGCCAACGGCGTACCTCCCATGCCGCCAATGACTGGGCGCACAAACACACCGCGCATTGTCCGCCCCTGTCGCGCGCACCTCACGGTCATCTATTATATGGCAATGGTCGGCGGAAAATGCAACGGCCGCGCGCAGCCGGGCCTGCGTCACGAAAGAATGCATGGGTGTCGCTTTCT from Candidatus Hydrogenedentota bacterium includes these protein-coding regions:
- a CDS encoding HD domain-containing protein, with product MARPVQNKPGAAERQLPGSSPVPSPLADTGPYFAVPVSTLRIDVVTDFDLYLEMPGKPAVLYRAASLSFTEEARARLNEARVATLLVSKKQSEAYHAYVEANLGAVLADDGVPLDDRAALLYESSTFVMQQLMQAPRSGPMLPRAKRLVNHTTAFLFHEGAAIRSLMRLTSYDYYTYTHSVNVFLFSIALAQHLGHGEAKVCEFGEGALLHDIGKSQIDPAVVNCRGKLTSAQWREMRRHPEFGQSLLFEMGVTSPLVLDVTRHHHEKINGTGYPDGLRGGQISLWARIASICDIFDALTTRRSYKAAMHSFPGLRLMQDEMGGEIDAEIFKSFVVMLGNE